Proteins encoded by one window of Chanos chanos chromosome 7, fChaCha1.1, whole genome shotgun sequence:
- the zic2b gene encoding zinc finger protein ZIC 2b: MLLDAGHQLSGLGVGTFARHHSASETQDRDLSFMDSAHMGAFKLSHGHPDLSPGQSAAFATQASGYSAAALGAHAAAHAASYASSSFNSTRDFILRSRGFGETSPGGGQHSIFNPAAGSLHHSHAEGQGHLLFPGIHEQHGSHHSSANMLNGRLGLPGDVFGRTDQYHQVSNTRSDPYSQYSTMGLNMSMNMAAHHPGAFFRYMRQQCIKQELICKWIDPEQLGDPKKCCSKTFSTMHELVTHVSVDHVGGPEQCNHICFWEDCPRESKPFKAKYKLVNHIRVHTGEKPFACPFPGCGKVFARSENLKIHKRTHTGEKPFLCEFDGCDRRFANSSDRKKHMHVHTSDKPYLCKLCDKSYTHPSSLRKHMKVHEDQAPVTESSPAGSSGYESSTPSSLVSPCSETQSNMSPDSAVLNNSGHGSITSNFSEWYV; the protein is encoded by the exons ATGTTATTGGACGCTGGCCACCAGCTCTCTGGTTTAGGGGTTGGCACGTTCGCTAGGCATCACTCGGCTAGCGAGACGCAGGACAGAGACTTGAGCTTCATGGATTCGGCACACATGGGTGCGTTCAAACTGAGTCATGGCCATCCCGACCTCTCCCCGGGCCAGAGCGCAGCGTTTGCCACTCAAGCTTCGGGCTACTCCGCCGCCGCCCTGGGTGCGCACGCCGCCGCACACGCTGCCTCCTACGCCAGTTCCAGTTTCAATTCCACTCGGGACTTTATCCTGCGGAGCCGTGGATTTGGAGAAACCTCTCCGGGCGGCGGGCAACATTCCATATTCAACCCCGCTGCTGGCTCTCTCCATCACTCGCACGCAGAGGGGCAAGGGCACCTACTTTTCCCGGGCATACATGAGCAACACGGATCCCACCACAGCTCGGCAAACATGCTGAACGGCCGGCTCGGACTACCTGGTGATGTTTTCGGGCGAACAGATCAGTACCACCAGGTATCCAATACACGGAGCGATCCATACAGCCAGTATAGCACCATGGGCCTAAATATGAGTATGAACATGGCAGCACATCATCCGGGCGCATTCTTCCGCTACATGCGGCAACAGTGTATCAAGCAAGAGCTCATCTGTAAGTGGATCGACCCCGAGCAACTGGGTGATCCCAAGAAATGCTGCAGCAAAACTTTTAGCACCATGCACGAACTGGTCACACACGTCTCTGTTGATCACGTCGGCGGGCCAGAGCAGTGTAACCACATTTGCTTCTGGGAGGACTGTCCCAGGGAAAGCAAGCCGTTTAAGGCGAAATACAAACTGGTGAATCACATTCGAGTACACACGGGTGAAAAGCCTTTCGCCTGTCCGTTCCCTGGATGCGGCAAGGTTTTTGCGCGATCAGAGAATTTGAAAATACACAAGAGAACTCATACAG GAGAGAAGCCATTCCTGTGTGAATTTGACGGCTGCGACAGACGTTTCGCCAACAGCAGTGACAGGAAGAAGCACATGCACGTTCACACGTCTGACAAGCCATATCTCTGCAAACTGTGCGACAAGTCTTACACACACCCGAGTTCCCTGAGGAAACACATGAAG GTTCACGAAGACCAAGCCCCGGTGACAGAGTCATCTCCCGCTGGAAGTTCTGGGTATGAATCCTCTACGCCCTCCAGTTTGGTTTCCCCGTGTTCTGAGACTCAAAGCAACATGTCGCCTGATTCTGCCGTGCTCAACAACAGCGGGCACGGTAGCATAACGTCCAATTTCAGCGAGTGGTACGTTTAA